A window from Synergistales bacterium encodes these proteins:
- the fabK gene encoding enoyl-[acyl-carrier-protein] reductase FabK: protein MALRTRITDLLGTEYPIVQGGMAWVANASLAAAVSNGGGLGIIAAANMPIDLLEEEIKRARAMTSRPFGVNIMLLSPTADEALELVASYRVPIVTTGAGSPGKVIERLKPLGTVVIPVIASVAHAKRVAKQGADAVVAEGSEAGGHVGETSTMCLVPQIVDTVDMPVIAAGGIADGRGIAAAFALGAEGVQVGTRFVCAGECTAHDNYKKAIIKARDRSTVLTGRPTGHPVRCIKNKLTQQFEELERGEYTLDKLEELGAGRLRQAVVDGDSQYGSVMSGEIAGLVKTIQPAAEIIRGMFDEADQVFGRLGTRCERKPE from the coding sequence AACCAGGATTACCGATCTCCTCGGCACGGAGTATCCCATTGTTCAGGGAGGCATGGCCTGGGTGGCCAATGCCTCCCTGGCGGCGGCGGTGAGTAACGGCGGAGGTCTCGGAATCATCGCGGCAGCGAACATGCCGATCGATCTGCTGGAAGAGGAGATCAAAAGGGCGCGGGCCATGACCTCCCGTCCCTTCGGCGTGAATATCATGCTCCTGTCGCCCACGGCTGATGAAGCCCTCGAGCTGGTGGCCTCCTACAGGGTGCCCATTGTGACCACCGGTGCCGGATCGCCCGGGAAGGTGATCGAACGGCTCAAACCGCTCGGCACCGTGGTGATCCCGGTGATCGCCTCCGTCGCGCACGCCAAGCGTGTGGCCAAACAGGGCGCCGATGCAGTGGTTGCCGAGGGGTCCGAGGCCGGGGGGCATGTCGGCGAGACGAGCACCATGTGCCTTGTCCCCCAGATCGTCGATACGGTGGATATGCCGGTCATTGCCGCCGGAGGCATCGCCGACGGTCGGGGAATCGCCGCCGCCTTCGCTCTGGGGGCGGAGGGTGTCCAGGTGGGAACCCGTTTTGTCTGTGCCGGGGAATGCACCGCCCACGACAACTACAAGAAGGCGATCATCAAGGCGCGCGACCGAAGCACCGTACTGACCGGACGCCCCACGGGACATCCCGTCCGCTGCATCAAGAACAAGCTGACCCAGCAGTTCGAGGAGCTCGAACGGGGCGAATACACCCTCGACAAGCTGGAGGAACTCGGGGCCGGCCGGCTGCGGCAGGCCGTTGTCGACGGCGACAGCCAATACGGCTCGGTGATGTCCGGCGAGATCGCCGGGTTGGTGAAAACCATCCAGCCCGCCGCGGAGATCATCCGTGGTATGTTTGACGAGGCCGACCAGGTCTTCGGCCGGCTGGGGACACGATGCGAGAGAAAACCCGAATGA